In Terriglobales bacterium, the genomic stretch AGACAAAAGGATGACGGTCATGCATAGATATAAGAGCTACACAATCTGGTTCATCGCATTCCTACTGCTTCTAGCGAGTACTGGCTGCAGCGATCCAGACAAGAATAGCGGCACGATCCCGGGCGTAACCCCGCCTGCTGTGATTTCCGTAGCGCCTCCCAATGGCGCTACTGGTGCCTGCCCCAATACGATCATTACCGCCACCTTCAGCGAGGCGATGAATCCAGCTACGATCAATGCTACGACCTTTACCGTGAGAGGCCCAGGCGGCGCGGTCGTAGCAGGAAGGGTCGCCTACGATGCATCAAGCCACACCGCGACCTTCACGCCATCCAGCACTCTCGCACTAAACACGGCATACACCGCCACGATTACGACTGGAGCCATGGACGTATTCGGCCATGCTCTGACGAGTAACTTTGTATGGAGGTTCACGACAGGTAACACTATCTGTCAAACAGGGCCGCCCACGGTGATTTCTGTAGCACCAGCTGCCGGCGCTAGCGGTATATGTCCGAACACCGTAGTCGTCGCCACTTTTAGCACGGCGATGAATCCTTCCACCATTAACACTCAGACCTTCAGGTTGGCCGGAGCGAGCGCGGTGGCAGGCGCCGTTACTTACGACGCTCTAAGCCACGCCGCGACCTTTACCCCAGCGAGCAATCTGGCGCTAAGCACTCTCTATACCGCGACCATTACCACGGGTGCGAAAGATCTGCTTGGCAATTCGCTGGCAAGCAACTTTGTATGGAGCTTCACCACGGCAGCCGTGGCATGTCAGGCGTCGCCGGTGCCTTTGGGATCGGCCGCTAACTTCAGAGTCCTGGCGGGTTCTACCGTCACAAATACAGGACTCACTACGATTGCGAATGGAGACCTTGGACTAAGCCCGGGATCCGCGGTCACAGGATTCCCACCGGGAACGATGGTTCCGCCGGCGGTCATGCATATAACTGATCCGACCGCAGCACAGGCTCAACTCGATCTGACCACCGCGTATAACTACACCGCCGGATTACCTGGCGGCGCGGTCTTACCGGGAGATATGAGTGGCCTTACTTTCACTCCTGGACTCTACAAGACGTCAAGCACCGTCATGCTGTCGGCGGGCAATGTCACTCTCGATGCGCAAGGGGACGCGAACGCCGTATTTATCTTCCAGGTCGGGTCCACACTCACCACCCTGGGAGGTACGCAGGTTGTCCTGGCAGGAGGCGCACAGGCCCAGAACATCTTTTGGCAAGTGGGCAGCTCAGCCACTCTGGGGACGACGTCAATCTTCTACGGAACCATCATGTCGCTGCAAGCGGTCACGCTGGATACGGGCGCGACCCTGCATGGCCGGGCCCTGGCCCGCAATGCCGCGGTCACATTGGACACTAATACCGTCGATCAGTAGACGGCTGGTCGTGGGGTAGTGGGCCCGGTTTGAAACCGGCCCACTCCCGAACTGGTTGCAGATTTCAAGCGATGGAGTGCGGAGGAATCTTAATATGTCATCTCGCTTTCAGAACCTTTCTGGCAGGGTTGTGGCGATGTGGTTCGCAGTCGTTGCCGTCCTTTGTACTATGGGCACACTCGCGGCCGCGCAAGATCAGCCTGCGCCTAAATGGGAGCTCTTCGGTGGATACTCGTTCTTCCATCCCGGCGCCGATGTGCACGGCACATTTCCCGGCGGATTGCTTCCGGCGACCAGCCGCCTGGAATCGAATCCACGCGGCGCTGGCTTAAGCGGTACCTATAACTTTAACCGCTGGTTCGGCCTAACGCTCGATACCAGCATCCACTGGGGCAGCGGCGAAAGTACGTTAGGGAGAAAAATTGACGACGCCGCTTTTTCCAATCTTTCCTTCGGTCCGAAGGTTACTTTCCGCAGTACTCATTTCTCTCCATTTCTAGAGGCATTAGTAGGCGATCACCGGCTTATGCCTGACGCCTTCCACGACATCGACAAATTGGGGGTTATGCTGGGCGGCGGTCTCGATGTCAAAGCCACCGAGCACGTCGCTTTGCGGCTGTTGAGGGCCGACTATCTAATGTCCAGTTACCGGTATGGTCCTTCGGCCACGACTTCAACAACCGATCTCCGGGGCGCAAGACTGCAGGCTGGCATTGTGCTCATGTGGGGCGGCGAACCCACTGTAACGCCTCGCAATGCCACTTGCTCAGTACAGCCGACCGACATCTTTGCCGGCGAGCCTGTGACCGCCACTGCCGCGGGGTCCAATTTCAATCCCAGTACGGTCAAATACAACTGGAGTGGCTCCGGAGTGAAACCGGGCGCAACCGGCGCTTCCACGCAAATTGACACTACAGGCTTGCAGTCAGGCTCACACCATGTCACCGCCAGCTTGAGCGACGGCAGCGTACATGGCATGGCCTCCTGCACCGCCACATTCACCGTGAAAGAGCCGCGTCCGCCCGTCGTTGCATGCTCGTCAGACCCGGCGAGCGTACCGATGGGTGGAACCTCCACCATTACTTCGAACGCCAGCAGCCCCGACGGCCGCAGGCTGAGCTACAGCTACACCACGAGCGCCGGAAACATCGCCGGCAGCACCTCCACCGCCACCCTGGACGCAAGCGGGGCACAGCCTGGGACAATTACCGTGATCTGCAATGTAAGCGACGACCGCAACCCGCCGCTCACCGCTTCCTCCTCAACCACCGTGAACCTGCAACCTCCGCCTCCACGTCGAGTCCCGGATGTCAGCACCATCGAGAAAAAGCTTGCCCTCCACAGCGTTTATTTTGCAACCGCCAAACCTACACTCCAGGATCCCGACGCCGGTCTGCTTGCCAGCCAAGGGAAAACTCTCATCGCGCTCGCCAGTGCTTTCAAGGTATATCTCGAAGCCAAGCCGGATGCCCGCTTGACCCTTGAAGGCCACGCCGATCCGCGCGGTTCCGTGGAATACAATCAGGCGCTCTCTGAACGGCGTGTCGACCGCACCAAGCGCTTGCTGATCGAACAGGGTGTTCCCGCCGCCAACATCCAGACCAAGGCGTTCGGCAAGCAACAAAACCTCTCTGACGCCCAGGTGAAAGATGCGGTTCAACGGAACCCCGAGTTGAGTCCAGAAGATCGGCAGAGAATGCTCCATAACATGCGAACGATTATCCTCGCCAGCAATCGCCGTGTGGACATCACACTGAGCAATGCTGGCCAGGCGTCCCAGGAGTCCGCCCAACAGTATCCCTTCAACGCTGTGGATTCCCTGACGCTGCTCAAGGAGGAACAAACCAAGAAAACGACCGGGCCGGCAGTCAGAAAAAAGGCTAAACCTAAAACCCAGCCATAAGCCGGGTCGAAGCCGCAACACAACGAAAAGGCCGGTCGAGCGCATCACTCGATCGGCCTTTGCGGTCCTCGGCGAAAGCCGCACGCCTGGAGCTTAGTTAATGGTGTTGGGGGTGCTGCGCCGCATGGTTCCGGGGCTTCGCCTGTCGGAATGGTGATGCAGG encodes the following:
- a CDS encoding ice-binding family protein, with product MHRYKSYTIWFIAFLLLLASTGCSDPDKNSGTIPGVTPPAVISVAPPNGATGACPNTIITATFSEAMNPATINATTFTVRGPGGAVVAGRVAYDASSHTATFTPSSTLALNTAYTATITTGAMDVFGHALTSNFVWRFTTGNTICQTGPPTVISVAPAAGASGICPNTVVVATFSTAMNPSTINTQTFRLAGASAVAGAVTYDALSHAATFTPASNLALSTLYTATITTGAKDLLGNSLASNFVWSFTTAAVACQASPVPLGSAANFRVLAGSTVTNTGLTTIANGDLGLSPGSAVTGFPPGTMVPPAVMHITDPTAAQAQLDLTTAYNYTAGLPGGAVLPGDMSGLTFTPGLYKTSSTVMLSAGNVTLDAQGDANAVFIFQVGSTLTTLGGTQVVLAGGAQAQNIFWQVGSSATLGTTSIFYGTIMSLQAVTLDTGATLHGRALARNAAVTLDTNTVDQ
- a CDS encoding OmpA family protein, which codes for MSSRFQNLSGRVVAMWFAVVAVLCTMGTLAAAQDQPAPKWELFGGYSFFHPGADVHGTFPGGLLPATSRLESNPRGAGLSGTYNFNRWFGLTLDTSIHWGSGESTLGRKIDDAAFSNLSFGPKVTFRSTHFSPFLEALVGDHRLMPDAFHDIDKLGVMLGGGLDVKATEHVALRLLRADYLMSSYRYGPSATTSTTDLRGARLQAGIVLMWGGEPTVTPRNATCSVQPTDIFAGEPVTATAAGSNFNPSTVKYNWSGSGVKPGATGASTQIDTTGLQSGSHHVTASLSDGSVHGMASCTATFTVKEPRPPVVACSSDPASVPMGGTSTITSNASSPDGRRLSYSYTTSAGNIAGSTSTATLDASGAQPGTITVICNVSDDRNPPLTASSSTTVNLQPPPPRRVPDVSTIEKKLALHSVYFATAKPTLQDPDAGLLASQGKTLIALASAFKVYLEAKPDARLTLEGHADPRGSVEYNQALSERRVDRTKRLLIEQGVPAANIQTKAFGKQQNLSDAQVKDAVQRNPELSPEDRQRMLHNMRTIILASNRRVDITLSNAGQASQESAQQYPFNAVDSLTLLKEEQTKKTTGPAVRKKAKPKTQP